The following proteins are co-located in the Silene latifolia isolate original U9 population chromosome 1, ASM4854445v1, whole genome shotgun sequence genome:
- the LOC141608169 gene encoding cell division control protein 48 homolog A-like translates to MDGMSAKKTDFIIGATNRPDIIDSALLRPGRLDQLIYIPLPDDESRLQIFKAVLRKSPIAKDVDLNALAKYTQGFSGADITEICQRACKYAIRENIEKDIERERRRSENPKAMEEDIDDEVSEIKAAHFEESMKYARRSVSDADIRKYQAFAQTLQQSRGFGSEFRFNTSTTTPSTTDAFAASAGAADEDDLYN, encoded by the exons ATGGATGGCATGTCTGCCAAGAAGACAGACTTCATTATTGGGGCCACTAACAGGCCTGATATTATCGATTCAGCGCTTCTGCGGCCGGGTCGTCTTGACCAACTTATTTATATCCCTCTGCCTGATGACGAGTCCCGCCTCCAAATTTTCAAGGCAGTCTTGAGGAAGTCCCCAATTGCTAAGGATGTTGATCTTAATGCCCTTGCGAAGTATACCCAGGGCTTCAGTGGTGCGGATATCACTGAAATATGCCAGCGTGCTTGCAAGTACGCCATCCGTGAAAACATTGAGAAG GATATTGAGAGGGAGAGAAGGAGAAGCGAGAATCCCAAGGCAATGGAGGAGGACATTGACGATGAAGTGTCCGAAATTAAGGCAGCCCACTTTGAAGAGTCAATGAAGTACGCTCGTAGGAGTGTGAGCGATGCCGATATCCGCAAATACCAGGCATTTGCTCAGACATTGCAGCAGTCTCGAGGCTTTGGGTCTGAGTTCCGTTTCAACACAAGCACAACTACTCCCTCGACAACTGATGCATTTGCCGCCTCTGCTGGTGCCGCTGATGAAGACGACCTCTACAATTAA